A stretch of Malus sylvestris chromosome 11, drMalSylv7.2, whole genome shotgun sequence DNA encodes these proteins:
- the LOC126591500 gene encoding uncharacterized protein LOC126591500 isoform X1 → MQPLAKLSKNLPRPLFLLAPRTLTTLTSSSSSLSHSLTSPGCDSTITRSTNTCFTGRTLLRSPWSAIQQRGAVVHGADVKPGNVIARNDRIYQVLKADHSHEGRGKAVVKVEVRDVDSGNKTSLRLLTDEQIDKVFVESKTYVYMCTDRDGIVVLIDPDTLDQLDVPEDLFGKKAKYLQEEMKVTVELYNDKPLSVKVPKHVTCVVKEAQNPVRGTAQAPKEILGVMENGFTVKVPPHIVEGEAVVVDTDDDSYVKRAKP, encoded by the exons atgcaGCCGCTGGCAAAGCTGAGCAAGAATCTCCCTCGCCCTCTCTTCCTCCTCGCTCCGAGAACCTTAACCACCctcacttcttcttcttcttctttatcgCACTCACTAACCTCACCGGGCTGTGATTCCACCATCACCCGCAGCACCAACACGTGTTTCACCGGAAGAACTCTACTTCGCTCTCCTTGGTCCGCCATTCAACAACGCGGAGCCGTCGTCCACGGCGCCGAT GTAAAACCTGGAAATGTCATTGCAAGGAATG ATCGTATTTACCAG GTGTTAAAGGCAGATCATTCACATGAAGGAAGAGGAAAAGCGGTTGTTAAG GTGGAGGTTCGTGATGTTGACTCTGGGAACAAGACATCCTTACGATTGTTGACGGATGAGCAAATTGATA AAGTATTTGTTGAATCAAAAACTTACGTTTACATGTGCACAGATCGTGATGGCATTGTAGTATTGATAGA CCCTGATACTCTTGATCAACTCGATGTGCCTGAAGACTTGTTCGGAAAGAAGGCTAAATACCTACAAG AGGAAATGAAAGTGACAGTGGAGCTGTATAATGATAAACCTCTATCCGTTAAAGTTCCGAAACACGTGACATGCGTTGTCAAGGAAGCACAAAATCCTGTGAGGGGGACTGCACAAGCACCTAA GGAAATATTAGGTGTGATGGAAAACGGCTTCACTGTCAAA GTACCACCTCACATTGTAGAAGGTGAAGCTGTGGTGGTTGACACTGATGACGACTCTTATGTTAAAAG GGCCAAGCCATAA
- the LOC126591619 gene encoding arabinogalactan protein 13-like — protein MEAMKMNLFVALLVVMMVAFSGIQQVAAAAAEAPAPSPTSDAFTFAPTFFASLAALAFGLFF, from the coding sequence ATGGAGGCAATGAAGATGAACCTTTTTGTTGCTTTGTTGGTGGTTATGATGGTGGCCTTCTCAGGCATTCAACAAGTAGCTGCAGCTGCAGCTGAAGCTCCAGCTCCAAGCCCAACATCTGATGCCTTCACATTTGCCCCCACTTTCTTTGCTTCTCTGGCAGCTTTGGCTTTTGGCTTATTCTTCTAA
- the LOC126588614 gene encoding mitochondrial dicarboxylate/tricarboxylate transporter DTC-like → MISKENENENIKIKEREREREREREREREREREMEEREENVGMKPLSKSGSSPPPSGPNPRWMQHYWPSVKPFVHGGAAGFFTTFTYFAHSATLFYFPSPDIVARFQNTPTFHLFSKENIKIIPRVILADTFITSQLLGLFEILRRKAISTNDEMPPMLHQEAACGLAAGAVAAFIRVPLYLHVGYCKAKIGSPNFFAKPWTLAGLARYPKRWTKGMGPYVRSRTSLDFGMLASYNPSLRYLKESCGFSQSDAQLGASAISGLCAAACETAFRNISSLDSALKILKSRGPLAFCTGIPSSFVIYAPNVMVTWAVLEEIRKQEKSIGG, encoded by the exons ATGATTtctaaagaaaatgaaaatgagaatataaaaataaaagagagagagagagagagagagagagagagagagagagagagagagagagagagagagatggaagagagagaggagaatgTGGGCATGAAACCCTTGAGTAAATCAGGTAGTAGTCCTCCTCCTTCAGGTCCAAATCCACGGTGGATGCAACATTACTGGCCGTCGGTGAAGCCATTTGTGCACGGTGGAGCTGCTGGGTTTTTTACAACCTTCACCTATTTTGCCCATTCGGCCACCCTCTTCTATTTCCCATCTCCAGACATTGTCGCTCGCTTTCAAAACACTCCCACATTCCATTTGTTTTCCAAGGAAAACATCAAG ATTATTCCTCGTGTGATTTTGGCTGATACTTTCATTACGTCTCAACTACTTGGATTATTCGA GATTCTGAGAAGGAAAGCAATTTCTACCAACGACGAAATGCCACCAATGTTACATCAGGAAGCTGCTTGTGGGCTGGCTGCTGGAGCAGTTGCAGCATTTATTAGGGTTCCATTGTATTTGCATGTAGGCTACTGTAAAGCTAAAATTGGATCGCCTAACTTTTTTGCAAAGCCTTGGACATTGGCGGGTTTAGCTAGGTACCCAAAAAGATGGACAAAAGGAATGGGTCCTTATGTGAGGTCAAGAACCAGCTTAGACTTCGGTATGCTTGCCTCCTATAATCCAAGTCTCCGTTATCTCAAGGAATCCTGTGGTTTCAGCCAATCTGACGCACAACTTG GTGCTAGTGCTATATCAGGTTTGTGTGCTGCAGCATGCGAAACAGCGTTTCGAAATATTAGCTCCCTGGATTCCGCACTTAAAATTCTAAAATCAAGAGGACCCCTTGCGTTCTGTACTGGGATTCCTTCTTCTTTTGTCATTTATGCACCTAATGTCATG GTAACATGGGCTGTTTTAGAAGAAATCAGGAAACAAGAAAAGTCAATAGGAGGATAG
- the LOC126591500 gene encoding uncharacterized protein LOC126591500 isoform X2, translating into MQPLAKLSKNLPRPLFLLAPRTLTTLTSSSSSLSHSLTSPGCDSTITRSTNTCFTGRTLLRSPWSAIQQRGAVVHGADVKPGNVIARNDRIYQVLKADHSHEGRGKAVVKVEVRDVDSGNKTSLRLLTDEQIDNRDGIVVLIDPDTLDQLDVPEDLFGKKAKYLQEEMKVTVELYNDKPLSVKVPKHVTCVVKEAQNPVRGTAQAPKEILGVMENGFTVKVPPHIVEGEAVVVDTDDDSYVKRAKP; encoded by the exons atgcaGCCGCTGGCAAAGCTGAGCAAGAATCTCCCTCGCCCTCTCTTCCTCCTCGCTCCGAGAACCTTAACCACCctcacttcttcttcttcttctttatcgCACTCACTAACCTCACCGGGCTGTGATTCCACCATCACCCGCAGCACCAACACGTGTTTCACCGGAAGAACTCTACTTCGCTCTCCTTGGTCCGCCATTCAACAACGCGGAGCCGTCGTCCACGGCGCCGAT GTAAAACCTGGAAATGTCATTGCAAGGAATG ATCGTATTTACCAG GTGTTAAAGGCAGATCATTCACATGAAGGAAGAGGAAAAGCGGTTGTTAAG GTGGAGGTTCGTGATGTTGACTCTGGGAACAAGACATCCTTACGATTGTTGACGGATGAGCAAATTGATA ATCGTGATGGCATTGTAGTATTGATAGA CCCTGATACTCTTGATCAACTCGATGTGCCTGAAGACTTGTTCGGAAAGAAGGCTAAATACCTACAAG AGGAAATGAAAGTGACAGTGGAGCTGTATAATGATAAACCTCTATCCGTTAAAGTTCCGAAACACGTGACATGCGTTGTCAAGGAAGCACAAAATCCTGTGAGGGGGACTGCACAAGCACCTAA GGAAATATTAGGTGTGATGGAAAACGGCTTCACTGTCAAA GTACCACCTCACATTGTAGAAGGTGAAGCTGTGGTGGTTGACACTGATGACGACTCTTATGTTAAAAG GGCCAAGCCATAA